One window from the genome of Fulvivirga lutea encodes:
- a CDS encoding alpha/beta fold hydrolase translates to MKPATQYTKSGRINIAYQVFGSGSVDLVYIPGWVSNIDWMWACPELVGFLEELGKICRVVLFDKRGTGLSDRVVELSTLEERMDDIRAVMDAIGSEKAILFGHSEGGCVSALFAATYPNRVISMITFGIFAKRRYAPEYPWAPTDEERQKVYDMIENSWGSGDMNLESLAPSKANDPVFMDWLANYFRSGASPSAAMVLTKMNTEVDIINILSSIKVPALIMQRTNDIDVKIEEGRFIAERIKGAKFVEFDGDDHLFWAGNTDEVLEEMKSFIANVEPSATYEVRLYTVVAVRLISNGEENINSQELVNQRVAQYRGKIVQYDNDSFTAVFEGPSKAVHCCLDLFETFGSSNVQLAAGIHITEGFVDETYYLSDKTKDLNHSILEPAEPNQILITQPVKFLLSGAGLTITQYKTIVDPLSGEAQPLFMVMDHLDENSRSDITIKNKLPLNDSFLESVLQIIDKHLSDEFFGVEMLCREIGMSERQVQRKLKAISNKSPNQLISSVRLHRAKELILKNENNIAEIAFQTGFSNPSYFSKSFKKEFGASPSDLVQGRA, encoded by the coding sequence ATGAAGCCAGCAACTCAATACACAAAAAGTGGTCGTATTAACATAGCCTACCAGGTTTTTGGTTCAGGTTCTGTAGACCTGGTTTATATACCTGGCTGGGTTTCTAATATCGATTGGATGTGGGCATGCCCCGAGCTTGTTGGCTTTCTGGAAGAGTTAGGTAAAATATGCCGTGTAGTACTTTTTGATAAAAGAGGTACTGGTCTGTCAGATCGGGTGGTGGAGCTTTCCACGCTAGAAGAGCGCATGGATGACATAAGGGCAGTGATGGATGCCATTGGCTCTGAAAAAGCTATATTATTTGGACATTCTGAAGGTGGTTGCGTTTCAGCACTTTTTGCTGCCACCTACCCAAATAGAGTAATATCTATGATCACTTTTGGAATATTTGCAAAGCGCAGATATGCACCGGAATATCCTTGGGCACCAACTGATGAAGAGCGCCAAAAGGTGTATGATATGATTGAAAATAGCTGGGGTAGTGGAGATATGAATTTAGAATCTCTTGCACCTTCTAAGGCCAATGACCCTGTTTTTATGGATTGGTTAGCCAACTATTTTCGTTCCGGTGCGAGCCCCAGCGCGGCCATGGTGCTCACTAAAATGAATACTGAAGTCGACATCATTAATATTTTAAGCTCTATTAAAGTACCTGCTTTAATTATGCAGCGTACCAATGATATTGATGTTAAAATAGAAGAGGGAAGATTTATTGCGGAGAGGATTAAAGGGGCAAAGTTCGTAGAGTTCGATGGGGATGACCATTTATTCTGGGCAGGAAATACGGATGAAGTTCTGGAAGAAATGAAATCTTTCATTGCTAATGTTGAACCCTCAGCTACTTATGAGGTTAGACTTTATACCGTTGTGGCTGTACGACTCATTTCGAATGGAGAAGAAAATATAAATAGTCAGGAGCTTGTTAATCAAAGGGTAGCTCAATACAGAGGTAAAATAGTGCAGTATGATAATGATTCATTTACTGCTGTTTTTGAGGGACCAAGTAAAGCAGTTCATTGTTGTTTAGACTTATTTGAGACTTTTGGTAGTTCCAATGTACAATTAGCTGCAGGTATACATATTACTGAAGGTTTTGTAGATGAAACTTACTATTTGAGCGATAAAACAAAAGATTTGAATCACTCAATTCTTGAACCGGCAGAACCAAACCAAATATTAATTACACAACCTGTTAAGTTTTTACTTTCTGGGGCAGGCTTAACTATTACACAATATAAGACTATTGTTGATCCACTTAGTGGCGAAGCGCAGCCACTTTTCATGGTTATGGATCACTTAGATGAAAACAGCAGATCGGATATAACAATTAAAAATAAACTCCCACTAAATGATTCTTTTTTGGAGAGCGTGCTGCAAATTATCGACAAACATTTGAGTGATGAGTTTTTTGGTGTGGAAATGCTTTGCCGTGAAATTGGCATGAGTGAACGACAAGTTCAAAGAAAACTTAAGGCCATCTCAAATAAATCTCCAAACCAGTTAATTTCCTCAGTGAGGTTGCACCGCGCTAAAGAACTTATTTTAAAAAATGAAAATAATATTGCCGAAATAGCATTTCAAACCGGGTTTTCCAACCCATCATACTTTTCTAAAAGTTTTAAGAAAGAATTTGGCGCTAGCCCCTCAGATTTAGTTCAAGGAAGGGCATAG
- a CDS encoding YceI family protein, with protein sequence MKKIKTSIYILLLIIISVSKILAQNPLIDHNGTATFFSEAPMEDIEAINRKVIGAIDLQKGILAVTMQIKGFHFDKSLMEEHFNENYLESDKYPKASFKGMIKNFSELDFSKQGNFEAQAIGELEIHGVTKPLKTMVQFAISGDKISANTSFDISIADHDIKIPRLVIKNIAEVVEVKASFNFSM encoded by the coding sequence ATGAAAAAGATAAAAACGAGCATTTATATACTGCTGCTAATTATAATTTCAGTATCTAAAATACTAGCTCAAAACCCATTGATCGACCATAATGGAACTGCAACCTTCTTTTCAGAAGCACCGATGGAAGATATAGAAGCCATTAATAGAAAGGTGATTGGAGCAATTGACCTTCAGAAAGGTATTTTGGCAGTAACCATGCAGATTAAAGGATTCCACTTTGATAAAAGTTTGATGGAAGAACACTTTAACGAAAATTACCTTGAGTCTGATAAATACCCAAAGGCATCATTTAAAGGGATGATCAAGAATTTTAGTGAATTAGACTTTAGCAAGCAGGGCAACTTCGAAGCTCAAGCTATTGGTGAATTGGAAATTCATGGCGTTACTAAACCGTTGAAAACGATGGTGCAATTCGCTATTTCTGGGGATAAAATATCAGCTAATACGTCATTCGATATCTCCATTGCAGATCACGATATTAAAATTCCACGGTTAGTAATAAAGAATATTGCTGAAGTGGTGGAAGTAAAGGCGTCATTTAACTTTTCTATGTAA
- a CDS encoding DUF5777 family beta-barrel protein, whose translation MQGIKIVIGSLLYLLTISAIAQDDLLASLEETQSNEHTWVEATFKGTRLINGHTIETRKKGVMDFIISHRFGTIDGGSYDLFGLDVATMRIGLEYALSDRLYFGLGRSTFEKTFDGFLKYRLIRQSKGKGSKPFSATWLSSMAIKTLKDPERELGFTDKVANTHQLLIASKISSGISLQLMPTFVHRNLIGEEDINNDAYALGVGGRVKISQRLALCAEYYHQFQKLNENSTNAIAVGVDIETGGHVFQLQFTNATAMIPKGFVTETTNDFFEGEIHFGFNVSRTFQLK comes from the coding sequence ATGCAGGGGATAAAAATAGTAATCGGATCATTATTATACTTATTGACGATTTCAGCCATTGCTCAAGATGATTTGTTAGCAAGCTTGGAAGAAACCCAATCGAACGAGCATACATGGGTGGAGGCTACCTTTAAAGGAACTCGATTGATTAATGGACACACAATCGAAACCCGTAAGAAAGGCGTTATGGACTTTATTATTTCGCACCGATTTGGAACCATTGATGGCGGAAGTTATGATCTATTTGGATTGGATGTAGCCACGATGCGAATCGGATTGGAATACGCATTATCAGATCGATTATATTTTGGTTTGGGCAGGAGTACTTTCGAGAAAACATTCGATGGATTTTTGAAATATCGCTTGATTAGACAATCCAAAGGAAAAGGAAGTAAGCCTTTCTCGGCAACTTGGTTGAGTTCAATGGCCATTAAAACATTAAAAGATCCGGAAAGGGAGCTAGGCTTTACTGATAAAGTGGCAAATACGCATCAATTATTAATAGCGAGTAAAATTAGTAGTGGCATTTCATTGCAGCTGATGCCCACATTTGTTCACAGAAACCTTATTGGTGAAGAGGATATTAATAATGATGCCTACGCATTGGGCGTTGGCGGAAGGGTTAAAATTTCTCAGCGACTTGCCCTCTGTGCTGAGTACTACCATCAATTTCAGAAGTTAAATGAAAACAGTACCAATGCCATAGCAGTGGGAGTAGATATTGAAACGGGCGGGCACGTATTTCAATTACAATTTACCAATGCCACAGCGATGATTCCGAAGGGTTTTGTAACAGAAACAACCAATGACTTCTTCGAAGGTGAAATACATTTTGGGTTTAATGTATCCAGAACATTTCAACTTAAGTAA
- a CDS encoding fibronectin type III domain-containing protein, whose product MLLVLIPAVTSAQGVEGDSFKLPTVRILSKIKNDTVLLRWAPTDAVSWQLGNKYGYSIEKYILSRNGERLNIPERQTITSEPIKPLPLDQWETIVENDDYALIAAQAIYGDSFEVDTNTGSDITTIIQKAREIEQRYSFALFAADISKNAANASGLLYLDNDVSESEQYVYKIFANIPKSAHAMDSGYVFVDPNVKAELPQIKELKADFANRSVILSWNKSFYEDIYIGYFLEKSEDGLNFKAVDELPIINTESPTGKESRYFFKADSLQENYKTYHYRIRGIDAFGEKGPVSESVSGEGFVSLDRSATIISADVINNARINLQWEYLGEADIEYFELERAGRASGPYATIRKNISKTIRSVTDSIPNTINYYRIKIVDQHGQSKSSQPYLAQLIDSIPPTKPMNVYGKVDSVGNVTLSWKQNTEDDLLGYRVFSSNFKSDEFSEITVDPITDTTFSEKININTLTESIYYRIKAIDQHFNPSEYSELIEIKRPDIFPPVTPIFKSVKSDEEGIQLGWINSSSTDVTNHLLYRRKDTERSWKLVAVFNNTRPDTTYVDYDVSYANYYEYTLIAVDDSGLESDPAKPVRSKRIDRGVRKVIEDVFASVDRKNQKIILAWNYNEPGVERYIIYRGLADNPASIYKSVNADQNQFEDLSLTVNSEYTYRVQAIYQGGAKSPLSETIKIKY is encoded by the coding sequence TTGTTACTAGTCTTAATACCAGCTGTTACCTCAGCTCAAGGTGTGGAAGGTGACTCTTTTAAGTTGCCGACAGTAAGGATATTATCGAAGATCAAAAATGATACAGTATTACTCAGATGGGCACCAACAGATGCTGTTAGCTGGCAATTAGGAAATAAGTACGGCTATTCAATCGAGAAATATATTCTATCCAGGAATGGAGAGCGATTAAATATTCCTGAAAGGCAAACAATTACCTCTGAACCGATAAAACCTTTGCCATTGGATCAATGGGAAACCATTGTTGAAAATGATGACTATGCCCTTATAGCCGCACAGGCTATTTATGGTGATTCATTTGAGGTGGATACTAATACTGGGTCAGACATAACGACCATCATTCAGAAAGCAAGAGAAATTGAACAGCGGTATTCTTTTGCTTTGTTTGCCGCAGATATTTCTAAAAATGCGGCCAATGCATCAGGTCTACTTTATCTGGATAATGATGTAAGTGAATCCGAACAATATGTTTATAAAATCTTCGCCAATATCCCAAAAAGTGCCCATGCGATGGATTCAGGGTATGTATTTGTTGACCCAAATGTAAAAGCAGAATTACCTCAGATTAAAGAGTTGAAGGCAGATTTCGCCAATCGAAGCGTTATTTTAAGTTGGAATAAATCGTTCTATGAAGATATCTACATTGGGTATTTCTTAGAGAAATCTGAAGATGGATTGAATTTCAAAGCGGTTGATGAATTGCCTATCATCAACACAGAATCTCCAACAGGAAAAGAAAGCCGATATTTCTTTAAGGCCGACTCGCTTCAAGAGAATTATAAAACCTACCATTATAGAATTAGAGGTATTGACGCTTTTGGTGAGAAGGGCCCGGTTTCTGAATCAGTGTCAGGTGAGGGGTTTGTTTCACTTGATAGAAGTGCAACAATAATCTCCGCTGATGTAATTAACAACGCTAGAATTAATCTTCAATGGGAATATTTAGGTGAGGCCGATATAGAATACTTTGAACTTGAGCGAGCAGGTAGAGCATCTGGCCCTTACGCAACCATCAGAAAAAATATTTCAAAAACTATCAGAAGCGTTACCGATTCCATACCCAATACGATCAATTACTATCGAATAAAAATTGTCGATCAACATGGGCAATCTAAATCTTCACAGCCTTACCTGGCTCAATTAATTGATAGCATTCCACCAACTAAACCAATGAATGTCTATGGTAAAGTGGACTCTGTAGGAAATGTTACACTAAGCTGGAAACAAAATACTGAGGATGATTTGCTCGGGTATCGAGTATTCAGTTCAAACTTCAAAAGCGATGAGTTTTCAGAAATAACTGTGGACCCAATAACGGATACCACTTTTAGTGAAAAAATCAATATCAATACGCTCACAGAGTCGATCTACTACAGAATTAAGGCGATTGACCAGCATTTTAATCCATCGGAATATTCGGAACTCATTGAAATTAAAAGACCGGATATTTTCCCTCCGGTTACACCCATATTTAAATCTGTAAAGTCTGATGAAGAAGGAATCCAATTAGGATGGATAAATAGCTCAAGCACAGATGTTACCAATCACTTGCTCTACAGGAGAAAAGACACCGAGCGCAGCTGGAAATTAGTAGCTGTTTTTAATAATACAAGACCAGATACTACCTATGTTGATTATGATGTGAGCTATGCAAATTATTATGAGTATACGCTTATTGCTGTAGATGATAGCGGGCTGGAATCTGATCCAGCGAAACCTGTTAGATCCAAAAGAATTGATAGAGGGGTTAGAAAAGTAATTGAAGATGTATTTGCTTCTGTTGATCGAAAAAATCAAAAAATTATATTAGCCTGGAATTATAATGAACCGGGCGTGGAGCGCTACATCATTTACAGAGGATTAGCTGATAATCCTGCAAGCATTTATAAGTCAGTAAATGCCGACCAAAACCAATTTGAAGATTTATCTCTCACGGTGAATAGCGAGTATACTTATCGAGTGCAAGCTATCTATCAGGGCGGAGCTAAATCACCACTAAGTGAAACTATTAAAATTAAATATTAA